ACGTGAAGACGGTTCGTTGCAATTAATACGAAAGCGGCAGACGCTTCTGCAACTTTGCCAAAACGAACTGCCGCTTTAATTACTTTTTGTTTAAAGCGAAAAATATCCGCCAATTATGGTAGTTAATTGAATTATAGCACTATGGTCATATCCATCTGGAACAATGATGTTATAAATTAAACCTGGTCCGGCGCCGATAAAGAAATGCGAAGTAATATGGTAAAGTGCTGGGGCAAAAACATCTAAGTTAATAAAAGTGGCTGAAGCATCACCAAAAGAGTGATCAAAAATTATCCCAAGTTGAGGTAGAAAAGTTAACTTATCTCCTAGTTCAAGATTGTAGCCAGCTAGCGGTTCAAAGGCAAAGGAAGAAAGACTGCCACCATCATAACCGTATCGGTGAAAGGCAATTTTGCCACCAACTGCAATATTATCCATGATGAAATAAAGTGCTCCTGGCGCAATATTTAAAGTATTAGTGCCTTCACCGGCGGTATTATAGCTGAAATATATCGATCCAAGCGGTACGATTTGGTCTGCTAAACCAAAGGTATCACGATTTGAAGAATAATTACTGCTGCCAAACGAAGACGAATCAGAAGATGAGGCTGAAGATGATGCCGGCTCTTTTTCAGGAGCAGGTGAAGCGGTCCAAGCAGGTTCGCCAGTATCGCTAGTGCTGCTAGCTTCAGTTTTTACCGGGGCTGCTGCTGGGGTAGGTGCAGGTTCGACTGGCTCTGGTGCTGTTTCAGGCGGTGGTTCAGTTTTTTTCTTAGTCACCGTTGCACGTTTTGCGCCTTTTTTTCGTTTCTTTTTTGCGGCATCGGCATAATCAGGCGCTGCTATAAGGGCTATAGTTAGAATTGAAATGATGAGCAATTTAATAGTTCTCATCGTCTTCTCCTTTTATCTAGTCAAACAACAATGGTTGTTTACTAGTTCGCCAATAAGTTGATGCATTAAACAATACTCGATATCTGGTCTTGGCGCTTTATTCAATTTTTTCGTTAACTTGAATTTAGGTGGAGACCCTTCCTAATGCCACTGCGTCTTCGTATTTTACTAATAATTGCGGTAAGTTGCCTATTGTCGCTATTATTTTTTAGTATTTTTTGGCTAGCTTCGCAATCTTTTATTTTGTCTGTACAATTGTTAACTTTTTATGTGATTACCGCTGGTTATTTTTTATTTGTATACGTACCCCGTTTTGATCCAACGGGTTTGACTTTGTGGCGTTTAAAAACAAAGCATAAACTAATAGCCCTTACTTTTGATGATGGCCCAAGTTTGTATACCAAAGAAGTACTTGAAATAATGGCAAAATATAAAATCAAAGCCACTTTTTTTTTTCTTGGTGAAAACGCCCAAAGACACCCTGACATTGTCGCCCAAACTCGTACTATGGGCCATGCAATTGGTAGCCATGGTTTTTCTCACCATAAAATGCATCGCTTAAATGAAGCAGAAATAAGTCGAGAATTCACCATGAGTGCTGCTATACTGGCGCCAATAGCTAAAGTAAGAAATCATGCGTTGCTGCGGCTGCCGCATGGATTTAAATCCATAACTTTGATGCGATGCATTCGTAAATATGGTTATCAGTTGATCGCTTGGACTAGTGGCGTGTGGGACTCAGAGCGTCCAATACCTGCGGTACTTGTACGTCGTTTACAAAAAGCATTAAAACCCGGTGCCATCATTTTGCTTCATGATGGTGATGGTATAAACCCTGATCTTGATCGTTCATCAACAGTTACGGCATTATCTGAGTTTATCCCATTTGCTCAGCATTCTGGGTATAAGTTTGTTACAATTCCTGAACTTTTTGCTTAGGGACAACCCCATAAATATTTTTTTTAAGAAAGGCCATAAAAGTATGCAGCGGGCAGGTTATCGGTTGTGGAATATTATTGGCTTATTGCTCACTGTACCGCTATTGGTTTGGACTTTTTGGGATGTAGATATTCAAGGTTTATGGCAAAGTCTAATTGTCTCCAAATTACCATTACTGTTAGTAGTTGCATTTATAAATTTTTTCATAATCGCGCTTAAAGCCTGGCGTTGGCAGCTAATCATTAGTGCCACACAGAAAGTAGGTTATTTGTTAGTGGCATTGACGACGGTCATTGGTTTTATGGCAAATAATATATTGCCAATGCGGGCGGGGGATATCATTCGCGCAATAATGCTGGGTAAACGTGGACGAGTCAGCAAAGCGATGCTTATTGCAAGTCTCGGCGTTGATAAAATTATTGAAGGCTTATCTATGGTTGTCGTGTTAGTTGTGCTGCCATTTTTACTACCCACACCATATTGGTTTCGTTCGACCGCTTGGATTTTAGGCGGTGTGATGTTGGGGCTTTTGGGTTTAGGAATATTAATCAATAAAGGTAGCAAATATATCTGGATCGATAAAATACCATTACCATTGCGTTGGCGTGATTTACTAAAGAGCATCCTATCTCGTATGGCTGAAGGTTTTTCGGTATTGAGGCGTCCGTGGCAGCTAAGTAAAGTTATGATTGTTGCCATTGCAATTTGGCTAGGACAAGGTCTTATGGTGTGGCTATG
This DNA window, taken from Deltaproteobacteria bacterium, encodes the following:
- a CDS encoding polysaccharide deacetylase family protein, giving the protein MPLRLRILLIIAVSCLLSLLFFSIFWLASQSFILSVQLLTFYVITAGYFLFVYVPRFDPTGLTLWRLKTKHKLIALTFDDGPSLYTKEVLEIMAKYKIKATFFFLGENAQRHPDIVAQTRTMGHAIGSHGFSHHKMHRLNEAEISREFTMSAAILAPIAKVRNHALLRLPHGFKSITLMRCIRKYGYQLIAWTSGVWDSERPIPAVLVRRLQKALKPGAIILLHDGDGINPDLDRSSTVTALSEFIPFAQHSGYKFVTIPELFA
- a CDS encoding flippase-like domain-containing protein, with protein sequence MQRAGYRLWNIIGLLLTVPLLVWTFWDVDIQGLWQSLIVSKLPLLLVVAFINFFIIALKAWRWQLIISATQKVGYLLVALTTVIGFMANNILPMRAGDIIRAIMLGKRGRVSKAMLIASLGVDKIIEGLSMVVVLVVLPFLLPTPYWFRSTAWILGGVMLGLLGLGILINKGSKYIWIDKIPLPLRWRDLLKSILSRMAEGFSVLRRPWQLSKVMIVAIAIWLGQGLMVWLCLRAMSLELSLLAAYLILMVVNVGILAPAAPGNIGTFEFSVVLALSFLGVEKTQALAFALVYHSIQLIPTIIVGIIAFFTAGLRFNDLKDAQVSL